From Erinaceus europaeus chromosome 9, mEriEur2.1, whole genome shotgun sequence, one genomic window encodes:
- the LOC107522395 gene encoding retinoic acid receptor responder protein 1 isoform X3, translating into MQTLYVQWNQLSCSQSCPCTCTSRGYSLFVQVNREKKFAAGVAFTAGAYHMTKEKKYTGNCLTSVTFKSKVLAPDVIVSCQVLMNKLKGERDDHLLFKNLSKTLPIPGQVVAIPASKENMNTSLVPILDLALLGSSYVMWNRTTLSSYFSFERLSAVSHWEVKDEEVHFDYLALIRELSTQEIVPCLVHMIWYPIKTLKIEYHCSDIQKKQH; encoded by the exons ACATCCAGAGGCTATAGCCTGTTCGTGCAG gtgaatCGAGAAAAGAAGTTTGCCGCGGGCGTAGCCTTTACTGCAGGGGCGTACCACATGACG aaagagaagaaatatacTGGGAACTGCCTCACCTCTGTGACTTTCAAGAGCAAGGTGCTGGCACCCGATGTGATTGTGAGCTGCCAGGTTCTCATGAATAAGCTGAAAGGAGAGCGAGATGATCACCTGCTGTTCAAGAACCTTTCGAAGACACTTCCTATCCCTGGGCAGGTGGTCGCCATACCTG CCAGTAAGGAGAATATGAACACCTCTCTGGTACCCATCTTGGACCTGGCTTTGCTGGGCAGCTCTTACGTCATGTGGAACAGGACCACACTGTCTTCCTACTTCTCCTTTGAACGGCTCAGTGCTGTGAGTCATTGG gaAGTAAAGGATGAGGAAGTTCATTTTGACTATCTTGCTCTAATCCGGGAACTCTCAACACAG GAAATCGTTCCTTGTCTCGTTCACATGATTTGGTACCCTATCAAAACTCTGAAAATCGAGTACCACTGCAGCGATATACAGAAGAAACAGCACTGA